The Medicago truncatula cultivar Jemalong A17 chromosome 4, MtrunA17r5.0-ANR, whole genome shotgun sequence genome includes a region encoding these proteins:
- the LOC11409188 gene encoding uncharacterized protein has protein sequence MEATTDACPYEIWECIFKLINGDNRTLEALSVVSKQFLYIINHVRCVVTISEQTIPFIPRLFQRFPHLTSLNLSLTSQEVDLDALLCQISTFSLDIKSLYISNPNYDIPEHGLRALSKKMKNLTSLTCSTMGFLRKDDIFLIADCFPLLEELNLTWVKNDCETLVKGDDDEDYRGHLLALPKLRKINLHGTVLDQQSVNYLCQNCELLQEVNVITCPLMTHPVTEIDETVTKLQLKYRTYIVEYDTEDVICRFPS, from the exons ATGGAAGCAACCACTGATGCATGTCCATATGAGATTTGGGAGTGCATCTTCAAATTAATCAATGGCGACAACCGCACGCTTGAGGCTCTCTCCGTTGTCTCTAAACAGTTTCTCTACATCATCAACCATGTACGATGCGTTGTCACGATCTCCGAGCAAACCATTCCTTTCATTCCTCGCCTTTTTCAAAGGTTTCCTCACCTCACATCCCTTAACCTCTCTCTCACTTCCCAAGAAGTTGACCTTGACGCCCTATTGTGTCAAATCTCTACTTTTTCCTTAGACATCAAATCGCTTTATATCTCTAACCCCAACTACGATATTCCCGAACATGGGTTGAGAGCTCTAtctaaaaagatgaaaaatttgacatctCTCACTTGTTCCACAATGGGTTTTCTCCGTAAAGATGACATCTTTCTCATTGCTGATTGCTTCCCTTTACTAGAAGAGCTCAACCTAACGTGGGTAAAAAATGACTGTGAGACTCTAGTAAAAGGAGATGATGACGAAGATTATCGCGGTCATTTGTTGGCACTTCCCAAACTTCGCAAGATTAATTTACATGGCACCGTCTTAGATCAACAATCTGTTAACTATCTCTGCCAGAACTGTGAGCTTCTTCAAGAGGTCAATGTGATTACTT GTCCTTTGATGACTCATCCTGTTACTGAGATTGACGAGACTGTCACCAAACTTCAATTGAAGTACAGAACATACATAGTTGAGTACGACACTGAAGATGTAATTTGTCGTTTTCCTTCCTAA